The Populus alba chromosome 4, ASM523922v2, whole genome shotgun sequence genome contains a region encoding:
- the LOC118038742 gene encoding disease resistance protein RGA2: MADFALAYATEEILKRVGSLVDQGINLAWGFKGDMKRLEASLTMIQAVLQDAEKKRVTGESLRLWLEHLRGVAYDAEDVLDEFDYEILRWNVKIQNSLKGKARRFFSPSNPVAFRLSTALKVRKINESLDELRNRATWCGPVLSVDTASQPSPNPKTDSFLGSSEVVIGRDADVSNIINLLVSSCSKQVLSVIPIVGETAGLGKTTVAKMVHQEVKGIKLFDVTFWICVSGSFDDERILGGMLQTINENTGGISEINAIMTHLERELKNKSFLLVLDDVWNEGCEKWGSLKDRLLKISGSNRNAVVVTTRHSVVASKTESPPECSYKLERLSEDQCWLIVREIVSRNGGESIPSEPEAIRIDIENKCGGVPLTATVLGGMLLSEKEKEKQCNFEFEKEKLIQLWMAEGLLGPFDREMEDRGDRNFKDLLARSVFQFQKDDLGNVICYKMNDLALSVTKSETVIWKAGSVIDDSHDTVCIRRLNLISSDEINEPKFLKDGARKLRTLFSGFLNKSWEFRSLRSLTLKDARMTELPDSICKLKHLRYLDVSQTDIKALPENPSRSSIICKP, encoded by the exons ATGGCTGACTTTGCCCTTGCATACGCAACCGAGGAGATCTTGAAAAGGGTTGGTTCACTTGTTGATCAAGGGATCAATCTTGCATGGGGATTTAAGGGAGATATGAAAAGGCTGGAGGCGTCATTGACCATGATTCAGGCAGTGTTACAAGATgctgaaaaaaagagagttacaGGTGAATCCTTGAGGCTTTGGTTGGAGCACCTTCGAGGCGTAGCTTACGATGCTGAAGATGTGCTGGATGAGTTTGATTATGAGATTCTTCGTTGGAATGTAAAGATTCAGAACAGTCTGAAAGGGAAGGCACGCCGTTTCTTCTCTCCCTCCAACCCGGTAGCATTTCGTCTGAGCACGGCCCTAAAAGTTCGAAAGATCAACGAGTCCTTAGATGAGCTTCGAAATAGAGCAACTTGGTGTGGACCAGTTCTATCTGTAGATACAGCTTCTCAACCTAGCCCGAACCCAAAGACAGATTCTTTCCTTGGCAGCTCAGAAGTTGTCATAGGAAGGGATGCTGATGTCTCTAACATCATCAACTTGCTGGTTAGCTCTTGCAGCAAACAAGTTCTTTCTGTTATTCCTATAGTGGGAGAAACAGCTGGGCTCGGAAAGACCACCGTAGCCAAAATGGTGCACCAAGAAGTTAAAGGTATAAAACTTTTTGATGTAACATTTTGGATCTGTGTTTCTGGTAGTTTTGATGATGAAAGGATTTTAGGAGGAATGCTGCAAACTATTAATGAAAACACTGGTGGGATAAGTGAAATAAATGCAATAATGACACATCTTGAAAGAGAGTTGAAGAATAAGAGCTTTCTTCTTGTACTTGATGATGTGTGGAATGAAGGATGTGAGAAGTGGGGGAGTTTAAAGGATCGTTTGTTGAAAATTAGTGGGAGTAATAGGAATGCTGTTGTTGTTACCACTCGTCATTCAGTGGTAGCATCCAAAACGGAGAGTCCTCCTGAATGTAGCTATAAACTGGAACGACTGTCAGAGGATCAATGTTGGTTAATTGTTAGGGAAATAGTATCTAGAAATGGAGGAGAGTCAATTCCTTCAGAACCGGAGGCTATCAGAATAGATATTGAAAACAAGTGTGGGGGAGTGCCATTAACTGCTACAGTTTTAGGGGGGATGTTGCTttctgaaaaggaaaaggaaaaacaatgca ATTTTGAGTTTGAAAAGGAGAAACTGATTCAGCTTTGGATGGCTGAAGGGTTGCTTGGGCCATTTGATAGAGAGATGGAAGATAGAGGTGATAGAAATTTTAAAGACTTGCTTGCACGGTCAGTTTTCCAATTCCAAAAGGATGATCTTGGAAACGTAATTTGTTACAAGATGAATGATCTTGCTTTGTCGGTGACAAAATCAGAGACAGTGATTTGGAAGGCTGGTTCAGTTATAGACGATAGTCACGATACAGTTTGTATCAGACGTCTAAATCTCATTTCTTCTGATGAGATAAATGAACCAAAATTTCTAAAGGATGGTGCTAGAAAATTGCGTACATTATTCTCAGGATTCCTTAACAAGTCTTGGGAATTCAGAAGTTTGCGAAGTCTGACCTTGAAGGATGCTCGTATGACAGAGTTGCCAGATTCAATTTGCAAGCTGAAACATTTGAGGTATCTCGACGTTTCACAAACAGATATCAAAGCACTTCCCGAAAATCCATCACGAAGCTCTATCATTTGCAAACCTTAA
- the LOC118038927 gene encoding uncharacterized protein isoform X2: protein MEYLVCLRHIDFSQTPAHVGCLTGLRSLPLFEVGQDKGHKIEELGCLKELGGRLRIVNLEHVRDGEEAKGANLSGKSKINSLVLVWNPSSGSRINEKDVLEGLQPHPNIRSLEIENYKGDEFPPWLLELNNLVVLKLNEHFPHLETLELKELNSLSYIVSGCRTMAAALCPALKRVSLKHMNNLVEWKVPEAADGGMEVAFPCLEDLEFNKCPKLKSIPSMRHFSSKLVRLTIRDCDALSHISGGVEVLFPLLEELCVERCRELKSIPSMTHLSSKLFRLTIRGCDALSDISGEFQASMTSFKHLTIECCSNLASIPSLQNCTALKVLSIYKCSKVVPIILELHSLRSVSIRSCEEACVRIRWPLSCANLEDLKIEHCRELIFDDEADDDLHGGELLPSSCLQSLVIMRCEYLKSVPDGLERRLHSLVRLDISGCPNLSYIPEDFFRGLNHLEVLHIGGFSEELEAFPGMNSIHHLRGSLKELKIIGWKKLKSLPDKLQHLISLTKLKIYGFNGEEFAEALPHWLANLSSLQELTISECQNLKYLPSSASMQRLSKLTLLDIRSCPHLGGNCLKGSGSEWSKISHIPSISIGLERNSSNIK, encoded by the exons ATGGAATATTTGGTGTGCTTGAGACATATTGACTTTAGTCAGACGCCAGCTCATGTTGGATGCTTAACTGGTCTTCGATCACTGCCATTGTTTGAAGTGGGTCAGGATAAGGGCCACAAAATTGAAGAGCTGGGATGCTTGAAGGAACTAGGAGGGAGGTTGAGAATAGTCAATCTGGAGCATGTAAGAGACGGAGAAGAAGCCAAGGGAGCAAACCTGTCTGGAAAATCAAAGATTAACTCCTTGGTATTGGTATGGAATCCAAGCAGCGGCTCCAGGATCAATGAGAAGGATGTGTTGGAAGGCCTCCAGCCTCACCCAAACATACGAAGCTTAGAGATTGAGAACTATAAGGGTGATGAATTCCCACCATGGCTTTTAGAACTTAATAATTTGGTGGTGCTGAAATTGAATGAACATTTTCCTCATCTTGAAACTCTTGAGCTAAAAGAATTGAATAGTTTAAGTTATATCGTCAGTGGATGTAGAACAATGGCTGCAGCTTTGTGTCCAGCTTTAAAAAGAGTGTCTCTAAAGCACATGAATAATCTAGTGGAATGGAAAGTACCTGAAGCAGCAGACGGTGGAATGGAAGTAGCATTTCCTTGCCTTGAAGATTTGGAATTTAATAAGTGTCCGAAGCTGAAAAGCATTCCATCTATGAGGcatttttcatcaaaacttgTAAGATTGACAATCAGAGACTGTGATGCATTGAGTCATATATCTGGTGGAGTAGAAGTACTATTTCCTCTTCTCGAAGAGTTGTGCGTTGAACGTTGCAGGGAGTTGAAAAGCATTCCATCAATGACCCATCTCTCATCAAAACTTTTCAGATTGACAATCAGAGGCTGTGATGCATTGAGTGATATATCTGGCGAATTTCAAGCCTCTATGACATCTTTTAAACATTTAACCATAGAGTGTTGTTCCAATCTGGCATCCATTCCAAGCCTTCAAAACTGCACAGCTCTGAAGGTATTGTCTATTTATAAGTGCTCTAAGGTGGTGCCTATTATTCTAGAATTGCATTCTCTTAGAAGTGTATCCATCCGTTCGTGTGAAGAAGCATGTGTTCGAATTAGGTGGCCACTATCCTGCGCAAATCTGGAGGATTTGAAAATAGAGCACTGCAGGGAGCTTATCTTTGATGATGAAGCTGATGATGATTTACATGGAGGAGAACTGTTGCCTTCTTCCTGTCTTCAATCACTAGTCATTATGCGTTGTGAATACTTGAAGTCTGTTCCTGATGGTTTAGAAAGAAGACTGCATTCTCTTGTTCGGTTAGATATCAGTGGGTGTCCGAATTTAAGTTATATCCCGGAAGATTTCTTTCGCGGCCTCAACCACTTGGAGGTACTGCACATTGGTGGTTTCTCGGAGGAATTGGAGGCGTTTCCTGGAATGAATTCAATCCACCACCTGAGGGGTTCCCTCAAAGAGCTAAAGATAATTGGATGGAAGAAACTGAAGAGTCTACCAGATAAACTTCAACACCTCATCTCCCTTACGAAATTAAAGATCTATGGTTTCAACGGAGAGGAATTTGCGGAAGCTTTGCCACATTGGTTAgccaacctttcttctcttcaaGAGCTCACAATTTCGGAATGTCAGAATCTCAAGTATCTTCCAAGTTCAGCTTCCATGCAACGCCTCTCCAAATTGACACTTCTGGACATTAGGAGTTGTCCGCATCTTGGTGGAAATTGCTTGAAGGGCAGCGGGTCTGAGTGGTCCAAGATTTCTCATATCCCAAGTATCAGTATAG GACTAGAGCGCAACTCctccaatattaaataa
- the LOC118038928 gene encoding ferredoxin, root R-B1: MTTVTVSSQSLLKAAPQNRFTSTTVKRTSSLGSVKSVSKSFGLNCSANYKASMAVYKVKVITPEGEEHEFEAPDDTYILDAAENAGVELPYSCRAGACCTCAGKVASGSVDQSDGSFLDENQMKDGYLLTCVSYPTSDCVIHTHKEDDLLSSQN; encoded by the coding sequence ATGACAACAGTTACCGTTTCTTCCCAAAGCCTGCTCAAAGCTGCACCCCAAAATCGGTTTACGAGCACCACTGTCAAGAGAACATCCTCACTGGGATCAGTAAAGAGTGTCTCTAAGTCATTTGGCTTGAATTGCTCCGCCAACTACAAAGCATCAATGGCAGTATACAAGGTTAAAGTGATTACACCGGAAGGCGAAGAGCATGAATTTGAAGCTCCAGATGACACATACATCCTAGATGCAGCCGAGAATGCAGGAGTTGAGCTGCCTTATTCTTGCAGGGCTGGGGCTTGTTGTACCTGTGCTGGGAAGGTGGCATCAGGTTCTGTCGACCAGTCTGATGGTTCTTTCCTTGATGAGAATCAAATGAAGGACGGCTATCTTCTGACTTGCGTTTCCTACCCAACTTCAGATTGTGTGATTCACACTCACAAGGAAGATGACCTGCTGAGCAGTCAGAATTGA
- the LOC118038926 gene encoding large ribosomal subunit protein uL1y — protein MSKLAGDTIREAVTTIKNGVNEKPRKFTQTIELQIGLKNYDPQKDKRFSGSVKLPHIPRPKMKVCMLGDAQHVEEAVSIGLQWMDVEALKKLNKNKKLVKKLSKQYHAFLASESVIKQIPRLLGPGLNKAGKFPTLVTHQESLESKVNEIKATVKFQLKKVLCMGVAVGNCDMEDKQIFQNVQMSVNFLVSLLKKNWQNVKSLHLKSTMGTPVRLY, from the exons ATGAG TAAGCTTGCGGGGGATACCATCAGAGAAGCTGTGACAACCATAAAGAATGGTGTGAATGAGAAGCCACGCAAGTTCACCCAGACCATTGAGCTTCAGATTGGCTTGAAAAATTATGACCCACAAAAGGATAAGCGGTTTAGTGGCTCTGTTAAGTTGCCCCACATTCCTCGTCCCAAAATGAAGGTTTGCATGCTTGGAGATGCTCAGCATGTGGAGGAG GCAGTGTCAATAGGCTTGCAATGGATGGATGTTGAAGCACTGAAGAAGctgaacaaaaacaagaaattggTCAAGAAGCTTTCAAAGCAGTATCATGCCTTTTTGGCCTCAGAGTCTGTCATCAAGCAGATTCCCCGTCTCTTGGGTCCTGGCCTCAACAAGGCAG GAAAGTTCCCAACCCTTGTGACTCACCAAGAGTCGCTAGAGTCAAAGGTTAATGAAATCAAGGCAACTGTGAAGTTTCAGTTGAAGAAAGTGTTGTGCATGGGTGTTGCTGTTGGTAACTGCGATATGGAGGACAAGCAGATCTTCCAGAACGTCCAGATGAGTGTCAATTTCCTTGTCTCACTTTTGAAGAAGAATTGGCAAAAT GTCAAGTCCCTGCACCTTAAGAGTACCATGGGAACTCCTGTCCGCCTTTACTAA
- the LOC118038925 gene encoding uncharacterized protein isoform X2 yields MASKMEGSHFSISKKEEEPTIDIVNIDSHTDIISGGSTSQTLAFSGTDQAASSVPPREVVHRDGGGGDGDREVLDKDCGRERLKRHREEVAGRVMIPDTWGQENLLKDLIDCSTFDELLAAKEISSAREALVAEERRKRSPRLSIAR; encoded by the exons ATGGCTAGCAAGATGGAAGGTTCCCATTTCTCAATAtccaagaaagaagaagaacccACCATTGACATAGTTAATATTGATAGCCACACAGATATTATTTCTGGTGGATCCACTAGCCAAACCCTTGCATTTTCCGGCACTGATCAAGCAGCCAGCTCGGTGCCTCCTCGAGAAGTAGTACATCGTGACGGAGGTGGCGGTGACGGTGATCGTGAGGTGTTGGATAAAGATTGTGGACGTGAAAGATTAAAGAGGCATAGGGAAGAGGTGGCTGGTAGGGTTATGATACCAGATACATGGGGACAAGAGAATTTGCTCAAGGATTTGATTGATTGTTCCACCTTCGATGAGCTGTTAGCCGCAAAGGAAATCTCATCAGCTCGTGAAGCACTTGTTGCCGAGGAACGCAGAAAAAGGTCTCCAAGATTGAGCATAGCAA GATGA
- the LOC118038927 gene encoding uncharacterized protein isoform X1: MEYLVCLRHIDFSQTPAHVGCLTGLRSLPLFEVGQDKGHKIEELGCLKELGGRLRIVNLEHVRDGEEAKGANLSGKSKINSLVLVWNPSSGSRINEKDVLEGLQPHPNIRSLEIENYKGDEFPPWLLELNNLVVLKLNEHFPHLETLELKELNSLSYIVSGCRTMAAALCPALKRVSLKHMNNLVEWKVPEAADGGMEVAFPCLEDLEFNKCPKLKSIPSMRHFSSKLVRLTIRDCDALSHISGGVEVLFPLLEELCVERCRELKSIPSMTHLSSKLFRLTIRGCDALSDISGEFQASMTSFKHLTIECCSNLASIPSLQNCTALKVLSIYKCSKVVPIILELHSLRSVSIRSCEEACVRIRWPLSCANLEDLKIEHCRELIFDDEADDDLHGGELLPSSCLQSLVIMRCEYLKSVPDGLERRLHSLVRLDISGCPNLSYIPEDFFRGLNHLEVLHIGGFSEELEAFPGMNSIHHLRGSLKELKIIGWKKLKSLPDKLQHLISLTKLKIYGFNGEEFAEALPHWLANLSSLQELTISECQNLKYLPSSASMQRLSKLTLLDIRSCPHLGGNCLKGSGSEWSKISHIPSISIGRLFTFELFGFTWT; encoded by the exons ATGGAATATTTGGTGTGCTTGAGACATATTGACTTTAGTCAGACGCCAGCTCATGTTGGATGCTTAACTGGTCTTCGATCACTGCCATTGTTTGAAGTGGGTCAGGATAAGGGCCACAAAATTGAAGAGCTGGGATGCTTGAAGGAACTAGGAGGGAGGTTGAGAATAGTCAATCTGGAGCATGTAAGAGACGGAGAAGAAGCCAAGGGAGCAAACCTGTCTGGAAAATCAAAGATTAACTCCTTGGTATTGGTATGGAATCCAAGCAGCGGCTCCAGGATCAATGAGAAGGATGTGTTGGAAGGCCTCCAGCCTCACCCAAACATACGAAGCTTAGAGATTGAGAACTATAAGGGTGATGAATTCCCACCATGGCTTTTAGAACTTAATAATTTGGTGGTGCTGAAATTGAATGAACATTTTCCTCATCTTGAAACTCTTGAGCTAAAAGAATTGAATAGTTTAAGTTATATCGTCAGTGGATGTAGAACAATGGCTGCAGCTTTGTGTCCAGCTTTAAAAAGAGTGTCTCTAAAGCACATGAATAATCTAGTGGAATGGAAAGTACCTGAAGCAGCAGACGGTGGAATGGAAGTAGCATTTCCTTGCCTTGAAGATTTGGAATTTAATAAGTGTCCGAAGCTGAAAAGCATTCCATCTATGAGGcatttttcatcaaaacttgTAAGATTGACAATCAGAGACTGTGATGCATTGAGTCATATATCTGGTGGAGTAGAAGTACTATTTCCTCTTCTCGAAGAGTTGTGCGTTGAACGTTGCAGGGAGTTGAAAAGCATTCCATCAATGACCCATCTCTCATCAAAACTTTTCAGATTGACAATCAGAGGCTGTGATGCATTGAGTGATATATCTGGCGAATTTCAAGCCTCTATGACATCTTTTAAACATTTAACCATAGAGTGTTGTTCCAATCTGGCATCCATTCCAAGCCTTCAAAACTGCACAGCTCTGAAGGTATTGTCTATTTATAAGTGCTCTAAGGTGGTGCCTATTATTCTAGAATTGCATTCTCTTAGAAGTGTATCCATCCGTTCGTGTGAAGAAGCATGTGTTCGAATTAGGTGGCCACTATCCTGCGCAAATCTGGAGGATTTGAAAATAGAGCACTGCAGGGAGCTTATCTTTGATGATGAAGCTGATGATGATTTACATGGAGGAGAACTGTTGCCTTCTTCCTGTCTTCAATCACTAGTCATTATGCGTTGTGAATACTTGAAGTCTGTTCCTGATGGTTTAGAAAGAAGACTGCATTCTCTTGTTCGGTTAGATATCAGTGGGTGTCCGAATTTAAGTTATATCCCGGAAGATTTCTTTCGCGGCCTCAACCACTTGGAGGTACTGCACATTGGTGGTTTCTCGGAGGAATTGGAGGCGTTTCCTGGAATGAATTCAATCCACCACCTGAGGGGTTCCCTCAAAGAGCTAAAGATAATTGGATGGAAGAAACTGAAGAGTCTACCAGATAAACTTCAACACCTCATCTCCCTTACGAAATTAAAGATCTATGGTTTCAACGGAGAGGAATTTGCGGAAGCTTTGCCACATTGGTTAgccaacctttcttctcttcaaGAGCTCACAATTTCGGAATGTCAGAATCTCAAGTATCTTCCAAGTTCAGCTTCCATGCAACGCCTCTCCAAATTGACACTTCTGGACATTAGGAGTTGTCCGCATCTTGGTGGAAATTGCTTGAAGGGCAGCGGGTCTGAGTGGTCCAAGATTTCTCATATCCCAAGTATCAGTATAG GTCGGCTCTTCACTTTCGAACTTTTTGGGTTTACATGGACTTAA
- the LOC118038925 gene encoding uncharacterized protein isoform X1, producing the protein MASKMEGSHFSISKKEEEPTIDIVNIDSHTDIISGGSTSQTLAFSGTDQAASSVPPREVVHRDGGGGDGDREVLDKDCGRERLKRHREEVAGRVMIPDTWGQENLLKDLIDCSTFDELLAAKEISSAREALVAEERRKRSPRLSIASRC; encoded by the coding sequence ATGGCTAGCAAGATGGAAGGTTCCCATTTCTCAATAtccaagaaagaagaagaacccACCATTGACATAGTTAATATTGATAGCCACACAGATATTATTTCTGGTGGATCCACTAGCCAAACCCTTGCATTTTCCGGCACTGATCAAGCAGCCAGCTCGGTGCCTCCTCGAGAAGTAGTACATCGTGACGGAGGTGGCGGTGACGGTGATCGTGAGGTGTTGGATAAAGATTGTGGACGTGAAAGATTAAAGAGGCATAGGGAAGAGGTGGCTGGTAGGGTTATGATACCAGATACATGGGGACAAGAGAATTTGCTCAAGGATTTGATTGATTGTTCCACCTTCGATGAGCTGTTAGCCGCAAAGGAAATCTCATCAGCTCGTGAAGCACTTGTTGCCGAGGAACGCAGAAAAAGGTCTCCAAGATTGAGCATAGCAAGTAGGTGTTGA